A region from the Melioribacter roseus P3M-2 genome encodes:
- a CDS encoding heparan-alpha-glucosaminide N-acetyltransferase domain-containing protein has product MGRTKQTMNNSPRRIIYLDLMRALAVLMMVEGHTTDTFLADQFRNPDSWLYQLWLIKRGITAPIFMFTSGVVFTYLLKLQNKPFWENPRVYKGFRRFITLVVIGYMLRFPTHSFVDFQYVSLKQWYIFFASDALHLIGFGLLFILILEYFSEILKVNSYIMFLSAALFFFIIYPYTEKIQWTEIVPVPLAAYFYHKTGSLFPFFPWAGYVISGALLGSYLAKNPNVFTSPRFSKSLLIIGVVLLIAASILGNINLLNDQQKNAYYFISMRLGSVILLNSAMSYIALRLDTIPDIIKWVGRHTLVVYAVHVIILYGSAWVPGLNAIFAKSMNLYLSVCCAIVMIVAMIIMVWGIEKYKLTFKKEVAGS; this is encoded by the coding sequence ATGGGTCGAACAAAACAGACGATGAATAATTCTCCGAGAAGAATAATATATCTCGACCTGATGAGAGCATTGGCTGTTTTGATGATGGTGGAAGGTCATACGACGGATACTTTTCTGGCAGACCAATTCAGGAATCCGGATTCCTGGTTATATCAGCTCTGGTTAATCAAACGCGGCATTACCGCGCCTATCTTTATGTTCACTTCCGGAGTCGTATTTACTTATCTGCTTAAACTTCAAAATAAGCCGTTCTGGGAAAATCCGAGAGTGTACAAAGGTTTCAGACGATTTATTACTTTGGTTGTAATCGGTTATATGCTGAGATTTCCCACTCACTCGTTTGTCGATTTTCAATATGTGTCGTTAAAACAATGGTATATTTTCTTCGCTTCGGACGCGCTTCACTTAATCGGATTCGGACTGTTATTCATATTGATTTTAGAATACTTCAGCGAGATTCTTAAAGTCAACAGCTATATTATGTTTTTATCCGCCGCACTTTTCTTTTTTATTATCTATCCTTATACCGAAAAAATTCAATGGACGGAAATTGTGCCGGTTCCGCTGGCTGCATACTTTTATCATAAAACCGGTTCGCTTTTTCCCTTTTTTCCGTGGGCGGGTTATGTAATCAGCGGCGCACTTCTTGGCAGCTATCTGGCTAAAAATCCGAATGTTTTCACATCGCCCCGCTTTAGCAAAAGTTTGTTGATAATAGGGGTCGTTCTTTTGATTGCCGCATCTATTTTGGGTAATATCAACCTGTTGAACGATCAACAAAAAAACGCATATTATTTCATATCAATGCGGCTGGGTTCCGTAATATTGCTAAACAGCGCTATGTCGTATATTGCGCTTAGACTCGATACTATACCTGATATAATAAAATGGGTCGGACGGCACACGCTCGTCGTTTATGCCGTACATGTAATAATTCTCTACGGCAGCGCATGGGTGCCTGGATTAAACGCAATCTTTGCAAAGAGTATGAACCTTTATTTGTCTGTTTGCTGCGCAATTGTTATGATTGTTGCTATGATTATTATGGTGTGGGGAATCGAAAAGTATAAATTGACCTTCAAAAAAGAGGTAGCCGGAAGTTGA
- a CDS encoding cobalamin B12-binding domain-containing protein — protein MDRRIRVLVAKAGLDGHDRGAKVVAAALRDAGMEVIYTGLRQTPEMIVEAALQEDVDAIGISILSGAHMTIFPRILELMKEKNLNDVLLFGGGIIPDEDLVKLKEMGVGELFTPGAPTTEIIDFLKKWVEQNRR, from the coding sequence ATGGATCGCAGAATAAGAGTACTTGTAGCCAAAGCGGGTCTCGACGGACACGACAGAGGCGCGAAAGTAGTAGCGGCGGCTCTGAGAGACGCCGGCATGGAAGTAATTTATACGGGACTGAGACAAACGCCCGAGATGATTGTGGAAGCCGCTTTGCAGGAAGACGTCGATGCTATCGGCATAAGCATACTGTCGGGCGCTCATATGACTATTTTTCCGAGAATTCTCGAATTAATGAAAGAAAAAAATCTTAACGACGTGCTGCTCTTCGGAGGCGGTATAATCCCCGACGAAGACCTCGTAAAACTGAAGGAAATGGGCGTCGGCGAACTTTTTACGCCCGGAGCTCCGACTACGGAAATTATCGACTTTTTGAAAAAATGGGTCGAACAAAACAGACGATGA
- the kdsB gene encoding 3-deoxy-manno-octulosonate cytidylyltransferase, whose translation MIVGVIPARFASTRLMGKPLADIGGMPMIQHTWMNAKKSKLLDKVVIAVDDDKVYRVVKDFGAEVYMTPKEVNSGTDRIALVAEHLPNASIFVNIQGDEPFIKGKMIDEAVEPLLFDKNVEVSTLIRRITTVEEMKSPSVVKVVFDYNNFALYFSRSPIPYVRDARTNLERVEAGEMYKHIGLYVYRKETLLKFTSWKQTDLERIEKLEQLRMLEHGIKIKVVLTQYDSLSVDTPKDLEIARRFYERYVKSHR comes from the coding sequence ATGATTGTCGGCGTAATTCCCGCACGTTTCGCTTCTACAAGACTTATGGGCAAGCCCCTGGCTGATATCGGCGGCATGCCGATGATTCAGCATACCTGGATGAACGCCAAAAAGTCGAAGCTTTTAGATAAAGTTGTAATAGCGGTCGACGACGATAAAGTATATCGCGTAGTTAAAGATTTCGGCGCCGAAGTTTATATGACTCCGAAAGAAGTTAATTCCGGCACCGACCGGATAGCCTTGGTAGCCGAACATTTGCCCAACGCTTCTATATTCGTGAACATTCAGGGCGACGAACCGTTCATCAAAGGCAAAATGATCGACGAAGCCGTAGAACCTTTACTCTTCGATAAAAACGTGGAAGTGTCGACTCTGATCAGAAGGATTACAACCGTAGAAGAAATGAAATCCCCTTCGGTTGTAAAAGTGGTTTTCGATTATAATAATTTTGCGCTCTATTTTTCACGCTCGCCCATTCCATACGTAAGAGACGCCAGAACGAATCTCGAAAGAGTGGAGGCGGGCGAAATGTACAAACATATCGGGCTCTACGTTTACAGAAAAGAAACGCTGCTTAAATTTACGTCGTGGAAACAAACGGACCTCGAAAGGATTGAAAAACTTGAACAACTGAGAATGCTGGAGCACGGAATAAAAATCAAAGTGGTTTTAACTCAATACGACAGCCTTTCCGTCGACACTCCAAAAGACCTCGAAATAGCTCGCCGTTTTTACGAAAGGTACGTTAAGTCGCACAGATGA
- the gatC gene encoding Asp-tRNA(Asn)/Glu-tRNA(Gln) amidotransferase subunit GatC, translating into MSVTKKDVEYIAKLARLRFKEEEVIKYTEELNEILNYMDKLNELNTEDVDPLSHPIENINVFREDRLIPSLDRADALKNAPAKDEEFFKVPKVINK; encoded by the coding sequence ATGTCGGTTACAAAAAAGGACGTGGAATATATCGCCAAACTTGCTCGCCTGAGATTTAAAGAAGAAGAAGTAATAAAATATACCGAAGAGTTGAATGAAATACTTAATTATATGGATAAACTCAACGAATTGAACACAGAAGACGTTGATCCGTTGTCGCACCCTATAGAAAATATAAATGTGTTCAGAGAAGACCGGTTGATTCCTTCGCTCGACCGCGCAGACGCCCTGAAAAACGCTCCCGCCAAAGACGAGGAGTTCTTTAAAGTTCCAAAAGTAATTAATAAATAA